The nucleotide sequence CCACAGTTGATGTTCTTAAAGCCTATTGCTGGAAATTGAAGTGTCCTCCGAAGATTAGGCATTTCTTATGGCAACTACTTTCAGGATGTATAGCGGTCATGAAGAACCTAAATGCaagaggaatacaaggagatATATTTTGCTCACGTTGTGGTGATCAGGAGGAAtcgataaaccatgtgtttttttattGTCCTCCAGCACGACAGGTGTGGGCCTTATCTAAGATACCCTCTAATCCGAATAATTTCCCTCTAGGTTCTTTCTTTGcgaatatggatcatcttttttggagagttaatccaaagatggatgaccatcagtttgcatggatcttatggtatatttggaaaagtCGGAATAAGAAGGTGTTTAGTAATATTGATGTTGATCCGCGAGATACACTTAAGCTGGCTGAACtggaatcaacactttgggctgaggctcAGGTTTTAAGGAATCAGAGAGTGGCACCAGTTACACAGAATAGTTCCATCCAAACGAATACAGGACGATGGTGTTTTATagatggttcttggaaagataaGGCTGTGTTCTCAGGGCAAGGATGGTTTAGTACTTTACCACTTTGATGGATTGTTAGGGGCACGAAATGTCCGAGCATGTCTATCACTCTTCACTCGGAGGTGGAGGcattgatttgggcaatggGATGCATGAGAAACTTAagacaatttcaggttacgtttgcaacagattgttctcagttggtgaagatggtttcggaacctgAGGAATGGCCTGCATTTGGAACCTATTTAGAAGACATCAAgcttttgagaagaagcttcCACAACTCAGATATCGTTCATGTACCAAGGACGGCGAACCAAAAGGCGGACAGCTTAGCACGTAGTGCTCGGCATCAACCGTCTTTCGTTgtacacatggatgcagagtttccaagttggttcacagagtcaatatgagtctgtgcATTGTttgctgataaaaaaaaaaaaaaatttaatgcaaAAGTGATGAAAACCTTGTTATCACTTaactaattaaattatttacaaccatttcattttttcatttccttcttctttcattttttcatcTGGGATTTTCCTCATTTTTCTTCTATTGTCTTACCTCATCTTCCTTTATGTTGCGATTTTTTCTACTTATTCATCACttttcttctcttgttctctGATTTTACTTCGATTTTCCCTTTTGTTCCTTAGAATTCCAGATCAATCTTCTCTTACTCCTTCTAGCATTATTAAGGtttttcatcttcttcgatttcttcttctttgaatttttttttatttcttcgtCGATTTTCTCTTCTTCTAATTCTATTTCCTTCACATCTACAAATTATGAAGTTACAAGCACATATGAAAACcccaaaagtaaaaatataagaaagaaaacaaaaacagtttTATCAAGTTATACTATCTTTCGAGGAAAACTGTATAACTTAGTATAATTAGGATTTACTTATACCAAGTTGTATCATTGTCTAGGTAACAACTTTGTAAAGCTAGAACCTAATTATACCAAGTTGTACCATTGTCAAGTTAGAATTTGGTATAactaggatttaaggtttaccAAGTTGTACCTCGAGAATTAAAActattatcaaaatttaaaataaaaaatcagttatgagattcaaattttgaaattttgaaactgGGGGAAAAGCATAACTGGAAAACTGTAATTATCTTAATTTATTATAGTGcagaaaatatatgaaattaagTGAGAGtatgtgataaaaaaattagttataagaGTATTTGAGAATTTGACCCATGAATAAACTATTAATCTCAATTATAAATTCTTAGCTTTATGTCATAAGtctaaatttaattttggaaaataataaggaacctcaaaaatataacaaaaatctgaattataattgatattaaaaaaaaaaactgaagagacccaaaattttaaaatataattaaaacctaaaaatatattcaaacccaagaaaaaactaaaaatactcTAAATACTAACAGTTTGGAGTAAATAACTAATATGATACATATAAAGTTTGAATTATTTGGGTATATATGATCAGTTCTTGGCTAGGAACCGAAACCAAACTGATAGTCTAGGAGTGCAATACCCAATAGGGTAAATAATCATAACCAAACCTAAAGTGAATCCATTTTATTGGGTCATTTGAGTTTTTGGTATTACATTTtactaagataaaaaaaaactcaaaccaGAATCTATCCGAAATACTATTGGTTCGGTTTTGgctatcccctatatattaatagaaaaatattacaacttcttttgtatccacgtgtcatcactaggattaTTCCtagaatctttagaaaaataggttggtccatctaattatataataagtttttaattaaagtaaccataaattcattattaatgttttctattatttccttaaataaaagttacagaatTTCCTAATAttactaaagtatatatatgacaattaatgattttgaataacaaagatttgataaaaattagtttatcttctatcatatttgtttaattttaaactattaaaataaattaaacaaccatattaactatatgataaaaatttagattttttttgtatatgttatatattgaatttttaaaaacgaatagaaattaaaaacattgttaAAATCAcgttcaaattttgtgatcctagtttaaaaattttggtatgacaagatacaaatgattacaaaatcatataagtaaaaagtttaatttaattaattattaagattaaaagatatatatatatatatatataattttaaattaaactatataccatataaaatacataaatatttaatttttaaatttaagttGAACAAGtttttttcgataaatgctttgaacaaacattaacaactaaatttttaaaaaatataaatggttatgactattaatcccacaataaattttttgttatcagtaatttatttatttttgctataaaatatataaatgataaagaaaaacatatgagtagagaGCATCATTtcatagacattaatattaaaaatatactatatacgttaatatcatttaaatttaactatatatcctatcaaatagaaaaacaattgtttggattaataaaatttatatgtctacactaatttaattatatatgtaataattatttaatttttaattattcaatatatatttatttttcataatatgtaaaaaacatataatgaaaaataatgtttttcccGCGCAAAGCGCATGTCTTAACCTAGTTTTATCATATTTGATGATGCACTCCGAGACCCTTGAGTATCAGTTCTATTCTGGTTCCTATCTGAAGATGATATATTATCAGAATaacccaattttttttactttagagACATTTTTCCACATTCAAATTACACTACATGACATTTATCACTTGAGACACACTTTCTCGTGTCAAAAAGATTCTTATGACCCTAAACTGAAGAAAATCTCTCCTcttcttatttcattttattatttttcttattctactttatgttttttttttacttttatcttAAGTTctgaaatatattaaacaaaaataattgtcataataaactatatataaagttctctatcttttaagatccatattcatatatatatatatatatatattaatgtgtaaacaaaactaaatatgGACGTGTACACCAAAGCGTgaataacaaaattataaattagttgtggATATGGACATcttaacaaaattataaactagTTGTAGACATGGACAATATTCATTCGATTCTATTCATCATCTCGGGATCTAAATTCAACTCTAATAAAATTTACATCCATCCACATCATGAAAAAGTGCAAATTACTTAGATCAGAAATCTCTGACATGCAAGATCTATTACTCTCCGACAGAAGGTAAACGCTTCTTTGATTTTTCTCTCTGCTCATACTCAGAATATCATCTCTTTCTCATCTTGATTGAAGTTTAATTGTAGATAATTTATCAATTGGGCTGAAGAAGCCAAGTGCTTGTGTTGGAGATAAGAGAACCCGTGTACACGTTTTATGGTATAATTTTAGTACATGAGTCTATTATGTCCACGTATTATTGTATAGTTTTATGGAATCAAAACAGAGAGTTTGTCCATGTTATCTACTATAAACATATTAACATCACATGTCCACACATTACTCATCACTCATCCACATATCACCCGTCCACAAATCATCCAACCACGCATCACTCATCCATAAATCACCCATCCACAATCGTGGTTTCCATTAAGGGCAAAATTGTCCACAATCTATCGCTGGCACACAATAAAGTGTGTCACATGCAAGAAGTGTTTAGGTGTAATAGAAAGTCAAAAAGTGTCCCTTAGTGTAATCAACTCAAATATTATAGCATTGTATTagttattttgaattattacgATGTATttttgatataccatggattttaccagtTTTTAGTCATGTTATATAAGTGTTTGCAATCAATTTATTATGTTTAGGAATCTTTTTAGGGTCTGACTGGTGACCATTCGGGAAACAAGAGGAACgaataaaaaaagaatgtacGGGAATAAAATAACAGGAATGAAAAGAAATGGTTGCTCCTTATCAAATTTGACaaggaataattttgttctttaattctctacaaaaaaaaaaggaatgaaagGAAATGAGAGGGAATTATTATGCCTTctgaatggtgatttttttagAAACGTTAGGAAATGCATTATTCCTCGCCTTTccctggtcaccattcatacccttagagtatttacaggtttaAGAGTGTTTTGGAGCaatgtggtgattttggagAAATTTGGAGATAAAGCTAGAAGAAACTCGTAGCTGTCCGTCGAACCAGTCCAGAGTCGACAATCAGAgtcacacatcgatcgataaacATCCCGTGTCGTCTATCGAAAGCAAAACGAGCAAGGCCCGACTTGGTTCTCAACCAACTTATATCCCAATTCCCACAACAATTACAGAAATACCTCTTACCgactttaacctaatatttatatgCTCTGCCATTGTCTTGGCAACATCTACTTTTCAAACTTTCATATTCACAGCAAACATATTTAGGGTTTTTAATAtcttggagagaagatccaagaaatCTGCTTATCTTTGAATCATAGCAAACACATTTGGACTACAAGAAATCTGCTTATCTTTCAATCGCGCCCAGCCTCTGTGCAAGCCACTGCCAGAATAGCCCTATTTGGAGACAGAGAGTGGTTACAGGCGCAAGACCCCAACTTGAAATCGCCGAAGAATACCCAGATCGCAGGAAGACCCCCGTCTCCTTCTCTCGGTACAGTGACATGCAACACTGATGCAGCCTGGAAGAAGGAGACCCTAGATGCGGGTCTTGCTTGGATCTTCgacacttcttcttctccttcggaTGGATGCAAGTTCCAAACTCGGGTCTCGTCGGCTCTCATGGCGGAAGTGTTAGCATTTCGGAAAGCACTCTCCCACACACATCACATCGGCATCACCAATATCTGGCTTCGCTCAGACTCTCTTTCGCTTGTCAAAACGATCAACTCGATTTCAAAGCCGATGAACCTCTACAGAGCTCTATCGGACATCAAAGTTCTATCATCGTTTTTCTCCTTTTGATGTATTTCCTTTGTACCAAGAGAAAAGAATGGATCTTCTGATATGTTAGCTAAGGCTTGTCTCTTTCACTCTGTCACAACCTAGGCCTGAGGCCATTTGATCTTTATATTAttaagttgttcaaaaaaaaagagaagatcaAGACTCATTCAGAGCTCTGTATTGGAACTCCAGTTTTTCTACTCTATTCTATTTATTCATCTTATTCAAATTATTGCTATATTtcgctttgctatgtctgagtgaTTTACtttttagatttagggtttaaataagGTTATGACGGATTAGCCCAAACTATATAACTGCTAAGGTGATAGACATCCTTCAAGGAATTTCTTGTAATTCTTATGTTCtggagtagctaactagaaccttgATTTTAGGATTGTGGACAACTACGATGGTAGGTTCTGCACCATAACAGATTCCcttgagctaggattgctagaaacaagcgaTAGATGATTTAGTTAAGAGTAGTGAACCTATCGATCGACTCGCTAAAGCTTGCCTGAGGAAACATCAATCGACGCTAATCTCATAGCAACGATCCACATTCGATCCGTATCAACAAGCGGAAGCTGAGGTATTGCACTTAGTCAATAGGAATTATTCACATGCGGAAGCGAGAATACTTTTTCATTAGAATTCGAGTTCTAGGATTGACAAACTAAGCATTCTATATCACTATAATCTTGATTACCCGAAGCCCTAGATCTAGCTGCTTTCTCATCATTGTTTACAagctcaatcaatcaatcaactgAACAATTACCTTGTTCGCCTCTGCTGTTTATTGATTTACTctgtttgcctagcttaatcataaactgatttggatctattgtgtgccctagctcctTATGGATTCGATCCCGAAGTATTTTGACTGAaactcttatttgagagagtaaaaatcaCTCCTTGGGGTAATTTAAGTGATATCAAATCGctccgttgccggggagctttgatcgccattagatcttattagttaaatttagtctaggttttcttgttactgatttttttcataaattgttttcttgatttctttcaggtgcatgctcagcagtaccagaagcaacaaggaataTTTGTTGCTATTCTCAGATCCCGCACGCTTAGAACGCATAATACACAAGGAGAAATGcgccgcatcgatcgacaacaaatcAGACCCGTCGACTGACACTCGTGAGCTACCGCCGATTGACACTTCTATCCGAACATTGATCGACATTCATCCGCGAGATATGGTTGCGACTTGTTCTGATGAGAGACGAGAATGGAGACCTACATGACCATGAGGGTTATCTGCGTAATGCAGAAGGTTATAGATTAGACGACCTGGGGGCTGTAATCCATGATCATGATGCTGAAACCACTGCAGCCAATGCTAAGTCTATAGGTGATGATAACATACATGCTGCTCGACCCAgaacgttggctgactacaaccgtccagatcaatATTACACCAACAGGTCTGCTATTCGTCCCCCAGCTATCCAGATGAACGATTAAAAGCTGAGGCCTTAGTACATTACACTTGTGGGACAAACATCTTATTGTGGTCTCCcacacgagcatcctatggaccaatTGGAGCGGTTCAATGATTTGGTTTCTGCCATTAAAGCCaatggagtccctgaggactatCTGTTTttcaagctcttcaagtacacACTCACTGGAGACGCTTCAcactggcttaagcagttaccaccaaGATCTCTTACATCCTGGACTAACATCAAGACCacattttttgttaaattattatatatttcaatTACCTTTTATTAAAGTTTATGTATTGATATACTATGGATTTTACCACTTTCAGACAATGGTATATGACATATTTAtagtatattatatgtatttggagtatattttatagtgtttttaGGTTCGTGTATATTTTGGAGaactttgatgattttagagctttttgaggtgcagaactgcacaaacgcttcagatgtctagctatggatggagaccttcccacagTGCGAGTGAGCCCATGTTTGACAAAGGATATAGCTTTTGGTTAGCTtcccaatgccaccggtttgaggtcagtCAGCATCCTATAGCAGAAGTTACGCCCAATTTACTGAAGAGTTGTACGTCTATCTCGCGAGAGGAAGTTGTCGAGGAGATGAGTGATTGTCGATCGACGACACAGCCTtcgtgtcgatcgacggtgatcCCAGAAGACGGGCTGAGCCTATTTCATGACCGACTTAAGCCCATACGTTACCACAAGTTATCATAATATCGCTGGATGATTCAGAACCCTACTGAATgtattttctaagccattgttgactaCTTCGCTTTTATTAATTACTCCAGTTTCagggttggagagaagatcaattctccTTCATATATTgtttggaactccattggttttacctttaatttatattctattatttataTAGACTATgctttttgtttcttctatCATGTATGTTAAATTTAGGGATTTTATGAGCTTAATATCATACTAATAATCTGTTACGATTGGTAGGGTTGTTTACTGATTTATACACTAGGGTAGCTTGTAATAATAGGATCTGGAATAGTTAGAATAGCACGGCAGTGTGACTGattgtttgaacctagaatcataggacaaTTGAGAGGCACAAAAGTGCAATTGATTAACGGAACCCGAACCCTGAGTGAATTAGATACCTTAGGCGCATACGACAGTTGGTCTAGAGTTTAGTTGAACATAATCGATTAGATCGTTAATGCTTGTCTAAAGAAGCATTGATCGACACTCTGGCcataacatcgatcgacgctcgctCCTTGTTCACACGCAACAGCTGAAACATAGGATTTAGACATCTGATTAGTAATTGCATTCGGAAGCTGGATTACTTACTTATTTAAACAGAGATCTAGAATTGAACCTATAAACCCCTTTGTATCCTTGATTTTAgtattgaatctcttgattgatagATCCCTAGATCTAGCGTTTCTTCGTTATTGTTTACAAAcgtcaatcaatcaatcgaacaaTTGCCTTATTCATCATGCTAACTGTTTTAATATTGATTGTCTAGCTTAACCTTAATTGCTAAAGTCTATTGTGTGTCCACGCTCCCTATGAATTCGTTCCTTAAATACTACAACTtaatctcttatttgagagagtaaagttGCTCAAAgtgtaatttgagtgatatcatgtACTTTTATAGTATCTTGTACTATATACGTGgtattattcaaaaactaacattattggtaattttttataatatagtaataactcatacattacatttaatgttgatatttatttttggtaaaatttttagaatatggtaacAATTCAtacatcatcattaaaataaatatattcaaatataacattaaaaattcgaaatattatttaattttatctttataattatacaacttttattactaaagctttcaaaaagaaattacagtttttctaaaaataaaattttatcgtAAAGtaattagtttcttatatatctacaaattttataaatattgtttagttttgatttgtgataattatacaattttatatcaatttttcattaattttatacaaattgatttaacatatatttaaccaaaatatatagatagaaaaatctatataagattataattttaaatatatacatatatattcttaaatataattttaaataaataaatta is from Brassica napus cultivar Da-Ae chromosome A4, Da-Ae, whole genome shotgun sequence and encodes:
- the LOC125608140 gene encoding uncharacterized protein LOC125608140, whose amino-acid sequence is MSGWLENQEGRVEDFATKISNCRHEISTWRKDNQPYGKDKIKDLQQVLEEVQTDNDRTQEEILENIGGMGSYLGLPESLGGSKVQVFGLPKATVKKLTSAVAQFWWSPGGGTKDNGGLGFKDLTDFNTAMLGSSISVWNDPWLPFTRPRPANKNPNHCYPDLTVDSLIHSESRTWNLQAISTLVAPEDIKIITNIPLSTNQMDDRLGWHFTNNEKYTVQSGYQVERVYPDKEKPPEFYGPTVDVLKAYCWKLKCPPKIRHFLWQLLSGCIAVMKNLNARGIQGDIFCSRCGDQEESINHVFFYCPPARQLVKMVSEPEEWPAFGTYLEDIKLLRRSFHNSDIVHVPRTANQKADSLARSARHQPSFVVHMDAEFPTSVQATARIALFGDREWLQAQDPNLKSPKNTQIAGRPPSPSLGTVTCNTDAAWKKETLDAGLAWIFDTSSSPSDGCKFQTRVSSALMAEVLAFRKALSHTHHIGITNIWLRSDSLSLVKTINSISKPMNLYRALSDIKVLSSFFSF